Proteins from a genomic interval of Gossypium hirsutum isolate 1008001.06 chromosome A09, Gossypium_hirsutum_v2.1, whole genome shotgun sequence:
- the LOC107933652 gene encoding protein SCAR2 isoform X2: MPLTRYQIRNEFSLADPELYRAADKDDPEALLEGVAMSGLVGVLRQLGDLAEFAAEIFHNLHEEVMVTAARGHALMGRVKQLEAEFPSIEKAFLSQTNHSFFFTNAGVDWHPNLRTEHNLITSGDLPRCVLDSYEECRGPPRLFLLDKFDVAGAGACLKRYTDPSFFKAESDFPGIAPLEVQREKKARKVKKGSCWRNGETPDFAQASHAKLHELFLEERIENAYNDPARLVKLKRRQLNESPLDSKSGKSYMEKFLETPPAQTKAVYEISGTPPLRLTLDNSSDSGPETLDISTVSPVKFSSQGKETSSSVSTVHEIVLKPSIEGLNGEVIDRDIMKGPEPTVNFKVRIPPSLLEVTTEEEIMVNGEGIEECNIYGDHSDDMTSEADKYIDALTTMVSERDTDNDYRPKNDIGFMDIGTYQTGSHANEEKLGVQGHSSDSQSDRISFVSDDGNSSMKKGRSSSNYSDTIDSLAKDMLSDGELAVEVFSSDRNCVAEIVEASRIQLPTCSEMQCHSSDQVLLPKETFSGEFCLPCLGEASYSSCLEDLNSTHILLDEVSSVANPLLEPQPEEVPSDIKTNSNLADNVGGKCLDDSSEVIFTDSSEKQVSLITLSTESQPIDELDRGDTTVFSDALPHLLNLLQVNPEERSGNDHLDEVPKTDFAGEICAENSVNQTIGSPTEEQHLCSTLADGERSSNSILSPECLDVMKPINSASEVSDATVEGDLKLEQITPMVDTSHICSFNEQKFSDILHDDPKLEADLMEIGASYSEQQQNVDELFDATEGEETREFICSANVVEEDAIPCDPLYDYTDTLNLKDHVDFDDLATEHVHPESIAVPAAAHGSADFGDGDPCQEGLESNEVVSQECLTELETQEETNQVVGTPSDIDSTSCKSVSYGNFNLEDDIHYSSLAQPTKDSLSFVDLTTTPASSEFSDKESEPKYLSNPMESREDMVSSHTHHQLEKQSSSEPSLDIHTYQHDVERLHIVEDSSKRMQSLDHIDQEQCLQTSFEPSKEVYSSEPLSDFSEQSGRQDEQESSQYDLVHPAFGLQPEATKAIMEEMPPLPPLPPMQWRIGRVQHVSTVPQRELVEHGQRSFPMMPQSGTGEETQIDLPTLEQGFEQSRNPLLPLVDGEERSGNVSDQLAADFMQPSPFSMHLATMDSNGNSQYGGICSDRAHSNPFLTLPTTSNENLEYGSLAIEGERVESSFSLPMPPTDATCGHIPVSLNEKEANCPSQFVLDTSSEGRPSQDPKQNFDQEHGNPHDVSVPIPTKKEEQVPTKVAEDLPTKVEEQFPTKVDEHLQHGLEASEGEKVRISNAIVQHGLAATDGETSQLTNTTLEHDLPTSEGEAACPSNTLGLIQVSEEGNSNGNPPVKLPRPRNPLIDAVAAHDKSKMKKATERIRPPTIPKVDERDSLLEQIRTKSFNLKPAAMTRPSVQGPKTNIRVAAILEKANAIRQALAGSSDDDDDEDGWSDS, translated from the exons ATGCCGTTGACTAGGTACCAGATTAGGAACGAGTTCAGCTTGGCCGATCCGGAGCTATATAGAGCTGCCGACAAGGATGATCCCGAGGCTTTACTTGAAGGCGTAGCTATGTCTGGCCTTGTTGGTGTTTTACGCCAGCTCGGTGACCTCGCAGA GTTTGCTGCCGAGATATTCCACAACTTGCATGAGGAGGTAATGGTAACTGCTGCGAGAGGCCATGCTCTAATGGGCCGAGTTAAACAACTTGAAGCAGAATTCCCTTCCATCGAGAAGGCATTTTTATcacaaaccaatcattcattttTCTTTACTAATGCAG GTGTTGACTGGCATCCTAATCTGCGAACTGAACATAATCTGATCACTAGTGGAGACTTACCTCGCTGTGTGCTGGATTCTTATGAGGAATGTAGGGGTCCACCACGTTTGTTTCTTTTGGACAA ATTTGATGTTGCGGGTGCTGGGGCGTGTTTAAAGCGTTACACCGATCCATCATTCTTTAAAGCAGAATCAGATTTCCCTGGAATTGCACCATTAGAAGTTCAGAGAGAAAAGAAAGCACGTAAAGTGAAG AAAGGATCATGCTGGAGGAATGGAGAGACTCCAGATTTTGCACAAGCATCACATGCGAA ATTGCATGAGCTGTTTTTGGAGGAGCGTATTGAGAATGCTTACAATGACCCTGCCCGTCTTGTAAAACTGAAAAGAAGGCAATTGAATGAATCTCCACTTGACTCAAAATCGGGGAAAAGTTACATGGAGAAATTCCTGGAGACTCCACCAGCACAAACTAAAGCAGTTTATGAGATCTCTGGTACTCCACCTCTGAGGTTGACATTGGATAATTCTAGTGATTCAGGGCCCGAAACACTTGATATTAGCACGGTGAGTCCCGTAAAATTTTCTTCACAAGGAAAGGAAACCTCAAGTTCTGTATCTACCGTACATGAAATTGTCCTGAAACCATCCATTGAAGGGTTGAATGGAGAAGTCATTGATAGAGATATTATGAAGGGGCCTGAACCAACAGTTAATTTCAAAGTTAGAATCCCCCCTTCCCTTCTTGAAGTAACAACTGAAGAGGAGATAATGGTAAATGGAGAAGGCATAGAAGAATGCAATATATATGGGGACCATTCCGATGACATGACCAGTGAGGCTGACAAGTACATCGATGCACTTACTACAATGGTGTCTGAAAGGGATACAGACAATGACTATAGACCTAAGAATGATATTGGCTTCATGGATATTGGGACGTATCAAACAGGTTCTCATGCAAACGAGGAAAAGCTTGGGGTCCAAGGCCATTCATCAGATTCTCAATCAGATAGGATCTCCTTTGTGTCTGATGATGGAAATAGCTCTATGAAGAAAGGAAGATCTAGTTCTAACTACTCTGATACTATCGACAGTCTGGCTAAAGATATGCTGTCAGATGGTGAATTAGCAGTTGAAGTGTTCTCTTCTGATAGAAACTGTGTTGCTGAGATTGTTGAGGCGTCTCGCATCCAGCTTCCTACATGTTCGGAGATGCAATGTCACAGTTCTGATCAGGTTTTGTTACCAAAAGAGACATTTTCTGGTGAATTTTGCCTTCCTTGTCTTGGAGAGGCGTCTTATAGTTCATGTCTGGAAGATTTGAATTCTACACATATTTTGTTGGATGAAGTAAGTTCAGTGGCAAATCCTTTACTGGAGCCACAGCCTGAGGAAGTGCCCTCTGACATTAAAACTAATTCTAATTTGGCAGACAATGTTGGGGGAAAATGTTTGGATGATTCTTCAGAAGTCATTTTCACTGATTCTTCTGAGAAACAGGTTTCTTTGATAACTCTTTCTACTGAAAGTCAGCCGATAGATGAGTTGGACAGAGGAGACACAACTGTCTTTTCTGATGCTTTGCCACATTTATTGAACCTATTACAGGTTAATCCTGAAGAGAGAAGTGGCAATGATCATTTAGATGAAGTTCCTAAAACAGATTTTGCTGGAGAAATTTGTGCTGAAAATTCAGTCAACCAAACAATTGGTTCACCAACAGAGGAGCAGCACCTTTGTTCAACCTTGGCAGATGGAGAAAGAAGTTCAAACAGTATCCTATCACCTGAATGTTTGGATGTTATGAAGCCCATCAACTCAGCTTCTGAGGTCAGTGATGCTACTGTAGAAGGGGATCTCAAATTGGAGCAAATAACGCCTATGGTGGATACTTCACACATTTGTTCCTTTAATGAACAGAAATTTTCAGACATATTACATGATGATCCAAAACTTGAGGCTGACCTAATGGAGATAGGAGCTTCATATTCTGAGCAGCAACAAAATGTTGATGAACTTTTTGATGCTACAGAGGGAGAAGAAACTAGGGAATTCATCTGCAGTGCAAATGTGGTGGAAGAAGATGCTATCCCTTGTGATCCACTATATGATTACACTGATACTTTGAACCTCAAGGATCATGTGGATTTTGATGATCTGGCAACTGAACATGTTCATCCTGAAAGTATTGCAGTACCGGCTGCTGCTCATGGTTCTGCAGACTTTGGTGATGGAGATCCATGTCAAGAAGGATTGGAATCTAATGAGGTTGTTTCTCAAGAATGTCTTACAGAGTTAGAGACTCAAGAAGAAACAAATCAAGTGGTAGGTACTCCATCGGACATAGATTCCACTTCATGCAAATCAGTCTCATATGGCAATTTCAATTTAGAAGATGATATCCACTATTCATCTCTGGCTCAACCAACCAAAGATAGTTTAAGTTTCGTTGATTTAACCACTACACCAGCTTCTTCAGAATTCAGTGATAAAGAATCAGAGCCGAAATATTTGAGTAATCCAATGGAAAGTAGGGAAGACATGGTGTCTTCACATACCCATCACCAAttagaaaaacaaagttcttcaGAACCGTCATTAGACATCCATACTTATCAACATGATGTGGAAAGGCTGCACATAGTTGAAGATAGTTCAAAACGGATGCAATCTTTGGATCACATAGATCAGGAACAATGCTTGCAAACTTCTTTTGAACCTTCCAAAGAAGTGTATTCAAGTGAACCTTTGTCAGATTTTTCAGAACAATCAGGTAGGCAGGATGAACAAGAAAGTAGTCAATATGATCTTGTTCATCCTGCCTTTGGCCTGCAACCTGAGGCAACTAAAGCTATCATGGAGGAAATGCCACCATTGCCGCCTCTTCCTCCAATGCAGTGGAGGATAGGGAGAGTTCAACATGTTTCTACGGTTCCTCAAAGGGAATTGGTAGAACATGGTCAGCGGTCATTCCCAATGATGCCACAATCTGGAACTGGTGAGGAAACTCAAATTGATTTACCAACATTGGAGCAGGGTTTTGAACAATCCAGAAACCCATTATTACCCCTTGTGGATGGTGAAGAGAGGTCTGGTAATGTGTCTGATCAATTGGCAGCTGATTTCATGCAACCAAGTCCTTTCTCTATGCATCTGGCAACTATGGATAGCAACGGCAATAGCCAATACGGTGGTATCTGTTCCGATAGAGCACACTCAAATCCATTTTTAACATTACCCACAACATCTAATGAAAACCTTGAATATGGTTCTCTTGCTATTGAGGGTGAAAGGGTAGAATCCAGTTTCTCATTGCCCATGCCACCTACTGATGCAACCTGTGGACATATCCCTGTATCTTTGAATGAGAAAGAAGCAAACTGTCCTAGCCAGTTTGTACTGGATACAAGTTCAGAAGGTAGGCCATCTCAGGATCCTAAACAAAATTTTGATCAAGAACATGGGAATCCTCATGATGTATCTGTGCCCATACCAACTAAGAAAGAGGAGCAGGTTCCAACCAAGGTAGCAGAGGATCTTCCTACCAAAGTAGAGGAGCAGTTTCCAACCAAGGTAGATGAGCATCTTCAGCATGGTTTGGAAGCTTCTGAGGGAGAAAAGGTGCGGATATCAAATGCCATCGTTCAACATGGCTTGGCAGCCACAGATGGAGAAACTTCACAGTTAACAAATACAACTCTAGAGCATGATTTGCCAACTTCAGAGGGAGAGGCAGCATGTCCATCAAATACGCTTGGTTTAATACAAGTTTCTGAAGAAGGCAACTCAAATGGGAATCCACCTGTTAAACTTCCTCGACCTCGCAATCCTCTCATTGATGCTGTTGCTGCTCATGACAAAAGCAAG ATGAAAAAGGCGACTGAGCGGATTCGACCTCCAACCATTCCTAAGGTAGATGAGAGAGATTCATTGCTGGAACAGATACGAACCAAG TCATTCAACTTGAAGCCTGCAGCGATGACCAGACCTAGTGTTCAGGGTCCTAAAACCAACATAAGGGTTGCAGCAATCTTGGAGAAAGCAAATGCAATTCGCCAG GCATTGGCTGGAAgtagtgatgatgatgatgatgaagatggtTGGAGTGATTCTTGA
- the LOC107933652 gene encoding protein SCAR2 isoform X1 encodes MPLTRYQIRNEFSLADPELYRAADKDDPEALLEGVAMSGLVGVLRQLGDLAEFAAEIFHNLHEEVMVTAARGHALMGRVKQLEAEFPSIEKAFLSQTNHSFFFTNAGVDWHPNLRTEHNLITSGDLPRCVLDSYEECRGPPRLFLLDKFDVAGAGACLKRYTDPSFFKAESDFPGIAPLEVQREKKARKVKKKGSCWRNGETPDFAQASHAKLHELFLEERIENAYNDPARLVKLKRRQLNESPLDSKSGKSYMEKFLETPPAQTKAVYEISGTPPLRLTLDNSSDSGPETLDISTVSPVKFSSQGKETSSSVSTVHEIVLKPSIEGLNGEVIDRDIMKGPEPTVNFKVRIPPSLLEVTTEEEIMVNGEGIEECNIYGDHSDDMTSEADKYIDALTTMVSERDTDNDYRPKNDIGFMDIGTYQTGSHANEEKLGVQGHSSDSQSDRISFVSDDGNSSMKKGRSSSNYSDTIDSLAKDMLSDGELAVEVFSSDRNCVAEIVEASRIQLPTCSEMQCHSSDQVLLPKETFSGEFCLPCLGEASYSSCLEDLNSTHILLDEVSSVANPLLEPQPEEVPSDIKTNSNLADNVGGKCLDDSSEVIFTDSSEKQVSLITLSTESQPIDELDRGDTTVFSDALPHLLNLLQVNPEERSGNDHLDEVPKTDFAGEICAENSVNQTIGSPTEEQHLCSTLADGERSSNSILSPECLDVMKPINSASEVSDATVEGDLKLEQITPMVDTSHICSFNEQKFSDILHDDPKLEADLMEIGASYSEQQQNVDELFDATEGEETREFICSANVVEEDAIPCDPLYDYTDTLNLKDHVDFDDLATEHVHPESIAVPAAAHGSADFGDGDPCQEGLESNEVVSQECLTELETQEETNQVVGTPSDIDSTSCKSVSYGNFNLEDDIHYSSLAQPTKDSLSFVDLTTTPASSEFSDKESEPKYLSNPMESREDMVSSHTHHQLEKQSSSEPSLDIHTYQHDVERLHIVEDSSKRMQSLDHIDQEQCLQTSFEPSKEVYSSEPLSDFSEQSGRQDEQESSQYDLVHPAFGLQPEATKAIMEEMPPLPPLPPMQWRIGRVQHVSTVPQRELVEHGQRSFPMMPQSGTGEETQIDLPTLEQGFEQSRNPLLPLVDGEERSGNVSDQLAADFMQPSPFSMHLATMDSNGNSQYGGICSDRAHSNPFLTLPTTSNENLEYGSLAIEGERVESSFSLPMPPTDATCGHIPVSLNEKEANCPSQFVLDTSSEGRPSQDPKQNFDQEHGNPHDVSVPIPTKKEEQVPTKVAEDLPTKVEEQFPTKVDEHLQHGLEASEGEKVRISNAIVQHGLAATDGETSQLTNTTLEHDLPTSEGEAACPSNTLGLIQVSEEGNSNGNPPVKLPRPRNPLIDAVAAHDKSKMKKATERIRPPTIPKVDERDSLLEQIRTKSFNLKPAAMTRPSVQGPKTNIRVAAILEKANAIRQALAGSSDDDDDEDGWSDS; translated from the exons ATGCCGTTGACTAGGTACCAGATTAGGAACGAGTTCAGCTTGGCCGATCCGGAGCTATATAGAGCTGCCGACAAGGATGATCCCGAGGCTTTACTTGAAGGCGTAGCTATGTCTGGCCTTGTTGGTGTTTTACGCCAGCTCGGTGACCTCGCAGA GTTTGCTGCCGAGATATTCCACAACTTGCATGAGGAGGTAATGGTAACTGCTGCGAGAGGCCATGCTCTAATGGGCCGAGTTAAACAACTTGAAGCAGAATTCCCTTCCATCGAGAAGGCATTTTTATcacaaaccaatcattcattttTCTTTACTAATGCAG GTGTTGACTGGCATCCTAATCTGCGAACTGAACATAATCTGATCACTAGTGGAGACTTACCTCGCTGTGTGCTGGATTCTTATGAGGAATGTAGGGGTCCACCACGTTTGTTTCTTTTGGACAA ATTTGATGTTGCGGGTGCTGGGGCGTGTTTAAAGCGTTACACCGATCCATCATTCTTTAAAGCAGAATCAGATTTCCCTGGAATTGCACCATTAGAAGTTCAGAGAGAAAAGAAAGCACGTAAAGTGAAG AAGAAAGGATCATGCTGGAGGAATGGAGAGACTCCAGATTTTGCACAAGCATCACATGCGAA ATTGCATGAGCTGTTTTTGGAGGAGCGTATTGAGAATGCTTACAATGACCCTGCCCGTCTTGTAAAACTGAAAAGAAGGCAATTGAATGAATCTCCACTTGACTCAAAATCGGGGAAAAGTTACATGGAGAAATTCCTGGAGACTCCACCAGCACAAACTAAAGCAGTTTATGAGATCTCTGGTACTCCACCTCTGAGGTTGACATTGGATAATTCTAGTGATTCAGGGCCCGAAACACTTGATATTAGCACGGTGAGTCCCGTAAAATTTTCTTCACAAGGAAAGGAAACCTCAAGTTCTGTATCTACCGTACATGAAATTGTCCTGAAACCATCCATTGAAGGGTTGAATGGAGAAGTCATTGATAGAGATATTATGAAGGGGCCTGAACCAACAGTTAATTTCAAAGTTAGAATCCCCCCTTCCCTTCTTGAAGTAACAACTGAAGAGGAGATAATGGTAAATGGAGAAGGCATAGAAGAATGCAATATATATGGGGACCATTCCGATGACATGACCAGTGAGGCTGACAAGTACATCGATGCACTTACTACAATGGTGTCTGAAAGGGATACAGACAATGACTATAGACCTAAGAATGATATTGGCTTCATGGATATTGGGACGTATCAAACAGGTTCTCATGCAAACGAGGAAAAGCTTGGGGTCCAAGGCCATTCATCAGATTCTCAATCAGATAGGATCTCCTTTGTGTCTGATGATGGAAATAGCTCTATGAAGAAAGGAAGATCTAGTTCTAACTACTCTGATACTATCGACAGTCTGGCTAAAGATATGCTGTCAGATGGTGAATTAGCAGTTGAAGTGTTCTCTTCTGATAGAAACTGTGTTGCTGAGATTGTTGAGGCGTCTCGCATCCAGCTTCCTACATGTTCGGAGATGCAATGTCACAGTTCTGATCAGGTTTTGTTACCAAAAGAGACATTTTCTGGTGAATTTTGCCTTCCTTGTCTTGGAGAGGCGTCTTATAGTTCATGTCTGGAAGATTTGAATTCTACACATATTTTGTTGGATGAAGTAAGTTCAGTGGCAAATCCTTTACTGGAGCCACAGCCTGAGGAAGTGCCCTCTGACATTAAAACTAATTCTAATTTGGCAGACAATGTTGGGGGAAAATGTTTGGATGATTCTTCAGAAGTCATTTTCACTGATTCTTCTGAGAAACAGGTTTCTTTGATAACTCTTTCTACTGAAAGTCAGCCGATAGATGAGTTGGACAGAGGAGACACAACTGTCTTTTCTGATGCTTTGCCACATTTATTGAACCTATTACAGGTTAATCCTGAAGAGAGAAGTGGCAATGATCATTTAGATGAAGTTCCTAAAACAGATTTTGCTGGAGAAATTTGTGCTGAAAATTCAGTCAACCAAACAATTGGTTCACCAACAGAGGAGCAGCACCTTTGTTCAACCTTGGCAGATGGAGAAAGAAGTTCAAACAGTATCCTATCACCTGAATGTTTGGATGTTATGAAGCCCATCAACTCAGCTTCTGAGGTCAGTGATGCTACTGTAGAAGGGGATCTCAAATTGGAGCAAATAACGCCTATGGTGGATACTTCACACATTTGTTCCTTTAATGAACAGAAATTTTCAGACATATTACATGATGATCCAAAACTTGAGGCTGACCTAATGGAGATAGGAGCTTCATATTCTGAGCAGCAACAAAATGTTGATGAACTTTTTGATGCTACAGAGGGAGAAGAAACTAGGGAATTCATCTGCAGTGCAAATGTGGTGGAAGAAGATGCTATCCCTTGTGATCCACTATATGATTACACTGATACTTTGAACCTCAAGGATCATGTGGATTTTGATGATCTGGCAACTGAACATGTTCATCCTGAAAGTATTGCAGTACCGGCTGCTGCTCATGGTTCTGCAGACTTTGGTGATGGAGATCCATGTCAAGAAGGATTGGAATCTAATGAGGTTGTTTCTCAAGAATGTCTTACAGAGTTAGAGACTCAAGAAGAAACAAATCAAGTGGTAGGTACTCCATCGGACATAGATTCCACTTCATGCAAATCAGTCTCATATGGCAATTTCAATTTAGAAGATGATATCCACTATTCATCTCTGGCTCAACCAACCAAAGATAGTTTAAGTTTCGTTGATTTAACCACTACACCAGCTTCTTCAGAATTCAGTGATAAAGAATCAGAGCCGAAATATTTGAGTAATCCAATGGAAAGTAGGGAAGACATGGTGTCTTCACATACCCATCACCAAttagaaaaacaaagttcttcaGAACCGTCATTAGACATCCATACTTATCAACATGATGTGGAAAGGCTGCACATAGTTGAAGATAGTTCAAAACGGATGCAATCTTTGGATCACATAGATCAGGAACAATGCTTGCAAACTTCTTTTGAACCTTCCAAAGAAGTGTATTCAAGTGAACCTTTGTCAGATTTTTCAGAACAATCAGGTAGGCAGGATGAACAAGAAAGTAGTCAATATGATCTTGTTCATCCTGCCTTTGGCCTGCAACCTGAGGCAACTAAAGCTATCATGGAGGAAATGCCACCATTGCCGCCTCTTCCTCCAATGCAGTGGAGGATAGGGAGAGTTCAACATGTTTCTACGGTTCCTCAAAGGGAATTGGTAGAACATGGTCAGCGGTCATTCCCAATGATGCCACAATCTGGAACTGGTGAGGAAACTCAAATTGATTTACCAACATTGGAGCAGGGTTTTGAACAATCCAGAAACCCATTATTACCCCTTGTGGATGGTGAAGAGAGGTCTGGTAATGTGTCTGATCAATTGGCAGCTGATTTCATGCAACCAAGTCCTTTCTCTATGCATCTGGCAACTATGGATAGCAACGGCAATAGCCAATACGGTGGTATCTGTTCCGATAGAGCACACTCAAATCCATTTTTAACATTACCCACAACATCTAATGAAAACCTTGAATATGGTTCTCTTGCTATTGAGGGTGAAAGGGTAGAATCCAGTTTCTCATTGCCCATGCCACCTACTGATGCAACCTGTGGACATATCCCTGTATCTTTGAATGAGAAAGAAGCAAACTGTCCTAGCCAGTTTGTACTGGATACAAGTTCAGAAGGTAGGCCATCTCAGGATCCTAAACAAAATTTTGATCAAGAACATGGGAATCCTCATGATGTATCTGTGCCCATACCAACTAAGAAAGAGGAGCAGGTTCCAACCAAGGTAGCAGAGGATCTTCCTACCAAAGTAGAGGAGCAGTTTCCAACCAAGGTAGATGAGCATCTTCAGCATGGTTTGGAAGCTTCTGAGGGAGAAAAGGTGCGGATATCAAATGCCATCGTTCAACATGGCTTGGCAGCCACAGATGGAGAAACTTCACAGTTAACAAATACAACTCTAGAGCATGATTTGCCAACTTCAGAGGGAGAGGCAGCATGTCCATCAAATACGCTTGGTTTAATACAAGTTTCTGAAGAAGGCAACTCAAATGGGAATCCACCTGTTAAACTTCCTCGACCTCGCAATCCTCTCATTGATGCTGTTGCTGCTCATGACAAAAGCAAG ATGAAAAAGGCGACTGAGCGGATTCGACCTCCAACCATTCCTAAGGTAGATGAGAGAGATTCATTGCTGGAACAGATACGAACCAAG TCATTCAACTTGAAGCCTGCAGCGATGACCAGACCTAGTGTTCAGGGTCCTAAAACCAACATAAGGGTTGCAGCAATCTTGGAGAAAGCAAATGCAATTCGCCAG GCATTGGCTGGAAgtagtgatgatgatgatgatgaagatggtTGGAGTGATTCTTGA